The Pyxidicoccus sp. MSG2 DNA segment GGGCACGGGCATTGGCGTGTGGGGCCTGAACAAGACGGTGGGCTGGGCCTTCGACATCACCAACTTCGTGTTCTGGGTGGGCATCGGCCACGCGGGCACGCTCATCTCCGCCATCCTCTTCCTCTTCCGGCAGAAGTGGCGCACCAGCATCAACCGCGCGGCGGAGGCGATGACGCTCTTCGCCGTCATGTGCGCGGCCCTCTTCCCCGTCATCCACATGGGCCGCCCGTGGCTGGCCTTCTGGGTGCTGCCGTACCCGAACTCGCGCGGCAGCCTGTGGGTGAACTTCCGCTCGCCGCTCTTGTGGGACGTGTTCGCCATCTCCACCTACTTCACCGTGTCCGCGGTGTTCTGGTACGTGGGCCTCATCCCCGACCTGGCCACCGTGCGCGACAGGGCGAAGGCCGGCCTGCGCAAGGCCGTCTTCAAGGTGCTGTCGCTGGGGTGGACGGGCTCGCACCGGACGTGGAGCCGCTACGAGACGGTGTACCTGCTGCTCGCGGGGCTGGCGACGCCGCTGGTGCTCAGCGTGCACACCATCGTCTCCATGGACTTCGCCACGTCCGTCATCCCCGGCTGGCACACCACCATCTTCCCGCCGTACTTCGTGGCCGGCGCGGTGTTCAGCGGCTTCGCCATGGTGCTGACGCTGATGATCATCACCCGCGTGGTGCTGGGCTACGAGCACCTGATTACCGTCCGGCACCTGGAGAACATGACGAAGGTCATCATCGTCACCGGCGGCCTGGTGTCGCTGGCGTACGGGACGGAGGTGTTCGTCGCCTGGTACTCGGGCAACCCCTACGAGCGCTTCGCCTTCCTCAACCGCGCCTTCGGCCCTTACGCCTGGGCCTACTGGACGATGGTGACGTGCAACGTGGTGTCGCCGCACCTGTTCTGGTTCAAGAAGGTGCGCACCTCGCCGGCTGCCATCTTCGCCCTGTCGCTGGTCATCAACGTGGGCATGTGGTTCGAGCGCTTCGTCATCATCGTCACCAGCCTGCACCGCGACTTCCTGCCGTCGAGTTGGTCCATGTACACGCCGACGATGGTGGAGGTGGGCACCTTCATCGGCACGTTCGGCCTCTTCTTCACCCTGTTCCTCCTCTTCGTGCGCGTGCTGCCCATCATCTCCATCGGCGAGGTGAAGAGCGTGCTGGGCTTCGCGCGAGACACACACGGAGGGGCGGCCGCCCCCGGCCCCCGCAAGGCCGCGCCCGCCGCCGCGGAGGTACTGCCCGCGCCGGCGCTGGCCCTCGCCACCCGAAAGGATGTCCCCGTATGAGCGCCCCCGTCCTCGTCGGCTACTTCGACAGCGAGGAGAAGGTCCTCGACGCCACCCGCGCCGTGCGCGAGGCCGGCTACGCCCTGCACGACGTGT contains these protein-coding regions:
- the nrfD gene encoding NrfD/PsrC family molybdoenzyme membrane anchor subunit, whose amino-acid sequence is MSHQHLSPLRVPLVSEARSLGQLTEEICAPMERPPTWRWWAAFAVAVSILGTGAGIVAYQVGTGIGVWGLNKTVGWAFDITNFVFWVGIGHAGTLISAILFLFRQKWRTSINRAAEAMTLFAVMCAALFPVIHMGRPWLAFWVLPYPNSRGSLWVNFRSPLLWDVFAISTYFTVSAVFWYVGLIPDLATVRDRAKAGLRKAVFKVLSLGWTGSHRTWSRYETVYLLLAGLATPLVLSVHTIVSMDFATSVIPGWHTTIFPPYFVAGAVFSGFAMVLTLMIITRVVLGYEHLITVRHLENMTKVIIVTGGLVSLAYGTEVFVAWYSGNPYERFAFLNRAFGPYAWAYWTMVTCNVVSPHLFWFKKVRTSPAAIFALSLVINVGMWFERFVIIVTSLHRDFLPSSWSMYTPTMVEVGTFIGTFGLFFTLFLLFVRVLPIISIGEVKSVLGFARDTHGGAAAPGPRKAAPAAAEVLPAPALALATRKDVPV